One window from the genome of Spiractinospora alimapuensis encodes:
- a CDS encoding acetate/propionate family kinase, whose protein sequence is MRILVVNTGSSSVKLRLLDSTDTVLASHDLPVIGGRVPHDEIVTEIRGMPAIDAVGHRVVHGGPDFSGPRVLDERVLRRLHEFVDLAPLHQPKALAGIDAASVALPDVPAVACFDTAFHADLPPESTTYAIPERWRREYGLRRYGFQGLSFAYATRRAEEILGRDPGRLVIAHLGSGASLAAVHGGRSLDTTMGFTPDEGLVMATRSGSVDPGMLMWLLRRPGIDLESLSAGLEQEGGLVALAGTADMAEIVRRFHAGQPHPRLALDVYLHRLRAGICAMAAALCGIDTLVFTGGVGENAPMVRSGAAAGLVFLGLAIDGTTNADTTGDADISSEESDVSTLVVSAREDIQIATEVRRVLDHR, encoded by the coding sequence GTGCGCATCCTCGTGGTGAACACCGGGTCCAGCAGCGTGAAGCTGCGCCTCCTGGACTCCACCGACACGGTGCTGGCCTCACACGACCTTCCCGTCATCGGAGGACGGGTCCCGCACGACGAGATCGTCACCGAGATCCGCGGCATGCCCGCGATCGACGCGGTCGGGCACCGAGTCGTCCACGGCGGCCCGGACTTCTCCGGCCCGCGCGTGCTGGACGAGCGGGTGCTGCGCCGCCTGCACGAGTTCGTCGACCTCGCGCCACTCCACCAGCCCAAGGCCCTCGCCGGGATCGACGCGGCCTCGGTCGCGCTGCCCGACGTTCCCGCCGTCGCCTGCTTCGACACCGCGTTCCACGCGGACCTGCCGCCGGAGTCCACGACGTACGCGATCCCCGAGCGGTGGCGCCGGGAGTACGGGCTGCGGCGTTACGGCTTCCAGGGGCTGTCGTTCGCATACGCCACCAGGCGCGCGGAGGAGATCCTCGGCCGCGACCCGGGCCGTCTGGTCATCGCCCACCTGGGCAGCGGCGCCTCGCTCGCCGCCGTGCACGGGGGCCGCTCGTTGGACACCACCATGGGCTTCACCCCCGACGAGGGCTTGGTGATGGCCACCCGTTCGGGCTCGGTCGACCCGGGCATGCTGATGTGGTTGCTGCGCCGTCCCGGAATCGACCTCGAGAGCCTGTCCGCCGGTTTGGAGCAGGAGGGCGGCTTGGTGGCGCTCGCCGGCACCGCCGACATGGCGGAGATCGTGCGTCGCTTCCACGCCGGCCAACCCCACCCCCGGCTCGCCCTCGACGTCTACCTCCACCGCCTGCGCGCCGGCATCTGCGCGATGGCCGCCGCCCTGTGCGGCATCGACACCCTGGTCTTCACCGGCGGCGTGGGCGAGAACGCCCCCATGGTCCGCAGCGGGGCCGCCGCCGGCCTCGTCTTCCTTGGCCTTGCCATCGACGGAACCACCAACGCCGACACCACCGGCGACGCCGACATCTCGTCCGAGGAGTCCGACGTCAGCACTCTCGTGGTCTCCGCTCGCGAGGACATCCAGATCGCCACCGAGGTGCGGCGCGTGTTGGACCACCGGTGA
- a CDS encoding vitamin B12-dependent ribonucleotide reductase, which yields MTETASGPTARKGRGSQRKGLRVQRIHTTAGVHPYDEIEWERRDVVMTNWRDGTVNFEQRGVEFPVAWTMNATQIVASKYFRGALGTPEREWSLKQLIDRVAGSYTRAGRDNGYFASDEDAEVFDHELKYALAHQLFSFNSPVWFNVGTQSAQQVSACQPYDALVSTPAGLVPIGELVESDAVGTKVYDAHGLTRVLATKMNGTKEVLRLHTKAGYTLDVTADHLVWKSTGPGVDAGGFVPAGSLEPGHTVQWHRRDAFGEDEITKQDIAEAALAGWLQSDGFVGQYEGTNRSLTIEAMTVNEAELDWVTRALDRVFPHVHRKESAVETRDTSLDCRRTRLYGKPLAEFVERWDLRERGTEMTLPKRLLTAPLPVVCAYLRSLFQAEGYVSHRERSTLVGLDMISEDVVRGVQRLLLRFGIFSRVRRKQDKRPNRHDTWSLGIQGLGERTTFFDEIGFLDERKSAKLEESLARPGRIAGNTKQLEISEVENLGPMPVYDIQTESGEYLSGNLRVHNCFILSVDDTMESILDWYKEEGIIFKGGSGAGVNLSRIRSSRELLSSGGTASGPVSFMRGADASAGTIKSGGATRRAAKMVVLDVAHPDVEEFIETKSREEHKIRALRDAGFDVDLGGSDMFSVQYQNANNSVRVSDAFMRAVDSGADFGLTSRTTGEVVATVDAKDLFHKMAKAAWECADPGVQYDDTINDWHTTPESGRISASNPCSEYVHLDNSSCNLASINLLKFLNDDNSFDVDRFVKLTELVITAMDISICFADFPTQKIGDTTRAFRQLGIGYANLGALLMATGHAYDSDGGRAVAGAITSLMTAVSYRRSAEMAGAVGPYDGYAQNEDAHKRVMRKHAAANDDLRTVGTMERPIYSAATKEWQNCLKVGEKNGWRNAQASLLAPTGTIGFMMDCDTTGIEPDFSLVKFKKLVGGGSMQIVNQAIPRALRNLGYQEEQVEAIVDYVSENGHVVDAPGLRTEHYEVFDCAMGRRYIEPMGHVRMMAAVQPFLSGAISKTVNVPEEATVADFEHIYFEGWRLGLKALAVYRDNCKVGQPLSTAKTETTEEPEPAVIEVNRPVRRRLPKKRPSETVSFSVGGAEGYITAGSYPDGGLGEVFMKLGKQGSTLAGVMDAFSIAVSIALQYGVPLETYVEKFTNMRFDPAGMTDDPDIRMAQSVVDYIFRRLALDHLSYEEREALGVLTAEERAAQVAGEDPAQVAAQVESYAQSAPVAEPNAIEQAQPAEESAQAAHSTAEVLERTQGRTADAPLCVTCGTKMRPSGSCYVCEGCGSTSGCS from the coding sequence ATGACAGAGACCGCGAGCGGCCCCACGGCGCGCAAGGGCCGGGGGAGTCAGCGCAAGGGGCTGCGGGTCCAGCGGATTCACACCACGGCAGGTGTGCACCCCTACGACGAGATCGAGTGGGAGCGCCGGGACGTCGTCATGACGAACTGGCGCGACGGCACGGTGAACTTCGAGCAGCGTGGCGTCGAGTTCCCCGTGGCCTGGACGATGAACGCCACGCAGATCGTGGCCAGTAAGTACTTCCGGGGCGCACTGGGCACCCCGGAGCGGGAGTGGAGCCTCAAGCAGCTCATCGACCGCGTCGCCGGCTCCTACACGCGCGCCGGCAGGGACAACGGCTACTTCGCGTCCGACGAGGACGCCGAGGTCTTCGACCACGAGCTCAAGTACGCCCTCGCCCACCAGCTCTTCAGCTTCAACTCCCCCGTGTGGTTCAACGTCGGGACCCAGTCCGCGCAACAGGTCTCCGCGTGCCAGCCCTACGACGCGTTGGTGAGCACCCCGGCCGGGTTGGTGCCCATCGGTGAGTTGGTGGAGAGTGACGCGGTCGGCACCAAGGTGTACGACGCCCACGGGCTCACACGCGTCCTCGCCACCAAGATGAACGGCACCAAGGAGGTCCTCCGTCTCCACACCAAGGCCGGTTACACGCTGGACGTGACCGCTGATCACTTGGTCTGGAAGTCCACCGGCCCCGGTGTGGACGCGGGAGGGTTCGTCCCCGCTGGCTCCCTCGAGCCAGGCCACACGGTCCAGTGGCACCGGCGAGATGCCTTCGGCGAGGACGAGATCACCAAGCAGGACATCGCGGAAGCCGCACTCGCCGGCTGGCTGCAGTCCGATGGATTCGTCGGACAGTACGAAGGGACGAACAGGTCACTGACGATCGAGGCCATGACCGTCAACGAGGCGGAACTGGACTGGGTCACTCGTGCGCTGGATCGGGTCTTTCCGCACGTCCACCGCAAGGAAAGTGCCGTCGAGACGCGTGACACCTCCCTGGACTGTCGACGTACCCGGCTCTACGGGAAGCCGCTCGCCGAGTTCGTCGAGCGGTGGGACCTTCGCGAGCGTGGTACGGAGATGACGCTCCCCAAGCGGCTTCTGACGGCGCCGCTGCCCGTCGTCTGCGCGTATCTACGGAGCCTGTTCCAAGCGGAGGGCTACGTCTCCCACCGAGAGCGGTCAACCCTGGTCGGCCTCGACATGATCTCCGAGGATGTGGTTCGCGGAGTGCAGCGGCTGCTGCTGCGGTTCGGGATCTTCTCCCGCGTTCGTCGCAAGCAGGACAAGCGGCCGAACCGCCACGACACGTGGTCACTGGGAATCCAGGGACTCGGCGAGCGGACGACCTTCTTCGACGAGATCGGCTTCCTCGACGAGCGCAAGTCCGCGAAGCTGGAGGAGAGTCTGGCGCGTCCTGGGCGCATCGCCGGGAATACCAAGCAGCTGGAGATCTCCGAGGTCGAGAACCTGGGACCGATGCCGGTCTACGACATTCAGACGGAGAGCGGCGAATACCTCTCCGGCAACCTCCGGGTGCACAACTGCTTCATCCTCTCCGTCGACGACACCATGGAGTCGATCCTCGACTGGTACAAGGAAGAGGGGATCATCTTCAAGGGCGGCTCCGGTGCCGGGGTCAACCTGTCGCGGATCCGCTCCAGCCGGGAGCTGCTGTCCTCCGGCGGAACCGCCTCCGGGCCGGTCTCCTTCATGCGCGGGGCCGACGCCTCCGCCGGAACCATCAAGTCGGGTGGGGCGACCCGACGTGCCGCGAAGATGGTCGTGCTCGACGTGGCCCACCCCGACGTCGAGGAGTTCATCGAGACGAAGTCCCGTGAGGAACACAAGATCCGGGCACTGCGTGACGCCGGATTCGACGTGGACCTCGGCGGGTCGGACATGTTCAGCGTCCAGTACCAGAACGCGAACAACTCAGTGCGGGTGTCCGACGCCTTCATGCGGGCCGTGGACTCCGGCGCGGACTTCGGGCTGACGTCCCGCACCACGGGCGAGGTCGTGGCCACGGTGGACGCGAAGGACCTCTTCCACAAGATGGCCAAGGCCGCCTGGGAGTGCGCGGACCCCGGGGTGCAGTACGACGACACCATCAACGACTGGCACACCACTCCGGAAAGTGGCCGCATTTCCGCCAGTAACCCGTGTTCGGAATATGTGCACCTGGACAATTCCTCGTGCAACCTGGCGTCGATCAACCTGTTGAAGTTCCTCAACGACGACAATTCGTTCGACGTCGACCGGTTCGTGAAGCTCACCGAGCTCGTGATCACCGCGATGGACATCTCCATCTGCTTCGCCGACTTCCCCACCCAGAAGATCGGCGACACCACGCGGGCGTTCCGTCAGCTCGGTATCGGGTACGCGAACCTGGGCGCGCTGCTGATGGCGACCGGCCACGCCTACGACTCCGACGGTGGTCGCGCGGTCGCGGGCGCCATCACCTCGCTGATGACGGCGGTGTCCTACCGGCGTTCGGCGGAGATGGCCGGCGCGGTGGGCCCCTACGACGGCTACGCGCAGAACGAGGACGCCCACAAGCGCGTGATGCGTAAGCACGCCGCCGCCAACGACGACCTGCGCACGGTCGGCACTATGGAACGGCCCATCTACTCCGCGGCCACCAAGGAATGGCAGAACTGCCTGAAGGTCGGGGAGAAGAACGGCTGGCGGAACGCCCAGGCGAGTTTGCTCGCCCCGACCGGGACCATCGGCTTCATGATGGACTGCGACACCACCGGAATCGAGCCGGACTTCTCGTTGGTGAAGTTCAAGAAGCTCGTCGGCGGTGGGTCGATGCAGATCGTCAACCAGGCGATCCCGCGCGCGCTGCGCAACCTCGGTTACCAGGAGGAGCAGGTCGAGGCGATCGTCGACTACGTGTCGGAGAACGGACACGTCGTGGACGCGCCGGGGCTGCGCACCGAGCACTACGAGGTGTTCGACTGCGCCATGGGCCGTCGCTACATCGAGCCCATGGGTCACGTCCGGATGATGGCGGCGGTGCAGCCGTTCCTGTCCGGCGCGATCTCCAAGACGGTGAACGTGCCGGAGGAGGCGACCGTCGCCGATTTCGAGCACATCTACTTCGAGGGCTGGCGTCTGGGACTGAAGGCCCTGGCCGTGTACCGCGACAACTGCAAGGTCGGCCAGCCTCTGTCCACCGCGAAGACGGAGACCACCGAGGAGCCCGAGCCGGCGGTCATCGAGGTGAACCGGCCGGTCCGGCGGCGCCTGCCGAAGAAGCGGCCCAGCGAGACCGTGTCCTTCAGCGTCGGCGGAGCCGAGGGCTACATCACCGCGGGCTCCTACCCCGACGGTGGGCTCGGCGAGGTCTTCATGAAGCTCGGCAAGCAGGGCTCGACCCTGGCCGGGGTCATGGACGCCTTCTCCATCGCCGTGTCCATCGCCCTGCAGTACGGGGTGCCGCTGGAGACCTACGTCGAGAAGTTCACCAACATGCGCTTCGACCCGGCGGGCATGACGGACGATCCCGACATCCGGATGGCGCAGTCGGTGGTGGACTACATCTTCCGCCGCCTCGCCCTGGACCACCTGTCCTACGAGGAGCGGGAGGCCCTCGGGGTGCTCACCGCGGAGGAGCGCGCGGCCCAGGTCGCGGGTGAGGACCCGGCACAGGTCGCGGCGCAGGTGGAGTCCTACGCCCAGTCCGCGCCGGTCGCCGAGCCCAACGCGATCGAGCAGGCCCAGCCGGCGGAGGAGTCCGCCCAGGCGGCGCACAGCACGGCCGAGGTTCTCGAGCGCACCCAGGGCCGCACGGCTGACGCACCCCTGTGCGTGACCTGCGGAACCAAGATGCGTCCCTCCGGTAGCTGCTACGTCTGCGAGGGCTGCGGCTCCACCAGCGGATGCAGCTGA
- a CDS encoding phosphoketolase family protein, translating to MTTSHAGPRAGAALDGAELRRVDAYWRAANYLSVGQIYLLDNPLLTEPLQPRHIKPRLLGHWGTTPGLNMIYAHLSRQAQARALDMMWVVGPGHGGPAAVACAWLDGTYSDVYPAVSRDGVGMRRLFRQFSFPGGVPSHVAAETPGSIHEGGELGYSLTHAYGAAFDNPDLVVACVVGDGEAETGPLAASWHSNKFLNPRRDGAVLPILHLNGYKIANPTVLARIPEDELLSLLSGCGYRPLVVAGDEPQAVHQALAAALDSALDTIAEIQHLSRTAPGAETPPWPMIVLRTPKGWTGPSFVDGLPVEGTWRSHQVPLAQVRTNPDHLRQLETWMRGYRPEELFDDDGRPRAEINMLAPPPGRGISASPHANGGLLLRDLVLPDFRDYAVPVPEPGTATAEATRVLGAFLRDAMADNRDRFRLMGPDETASNRLDTVYEATAKAWDAATLPTDEHLAPDGHVMEVLSEHLCQGWLEGYLLTGRHGLFTCYEAFIHIVDAMFNQHAKWLKVTRDIPWRRPIASLNYLLTSHVWRQDHNGFTHQDPGFIDHVVNKKAEIIRVYLPPDANTLLSVADHCLRSRDYVNVIVAGKQPQLTYLPMEDAVAHATRGIGIWGWASTDQGAQPDVVLACAGDVPTLEALAAADLVRRHLPDLRVRFVNVVDLMRLQTATEHPHGMGDHEYDAIFPPGVPVIFAFHGYPWLIHRLTYRRASHDDLHVRGYKEEGTTTTPFDMVMLNDLDRFHLVMDVIDRVPGLAERAAHLRQHMSEERLRCRAFTREYGEDAPDIRDWAWPH from the coding sequence ATGACGACCTCACACGCCGGCCCTCGGGCCGGGGCCGCGTTGGACGGCGCCGAGCTGCGCCGGGTGGACGCCTACTGGCGCGCGGCCAACTACCTGTCCGTGGGCCAGATCTACCTGCTCGACAACCCCCTGCTCACCGAACCCCTCCAACCACGGCACATCAAGCCACGACTGCTGGGCCACTGGGGGACGACACCCGGGCTGAACATGATCTACGCGCACCTCTCGCGCCAGGCCCAGGCACGAGCCCTGGACATGATGTGGGTCGTCGGCCCCGGACACGGGGGTCCCGCCGCCGTCGCCTGCGCGTGGTTGGACGGGACCTACAGCGACGTCTACCCCGCGGTCTCCCGCGACGGCGTCGGCATGCGACGCCTCTTCCGCCAGTTCTCGTTCCCCGGCGGGGTCCCCAGCCACGTCGCGGCGGAGACCCCGGGGTCGATCCACGAGGGCGGCGAACTGGGCTACTCCCTCACCCACGCCTACGGCGCGGCCTTCGACAACCCGGACCTGGTGGTCGCCTGCGTGGTCGGCGACGGCGAGGCGGAGACAGGGCCACTCGCGGCGAGCTGGCACTCCAACAAGTTCCTCAACCCGCGTCGTGACGGCGCGGTACTCCCCATCCTGCACCTGAACGGCTACAAGATCGCCAACCCCACGGTGCTGGCGCGCATCCCCGAGGACGAACTCCTCTCGCTCCTCTCCGGCTGCGGCTACCGGCCGCTGGTGGTCGCCGGCGACGAGCCCCAGGCCGTACACCAGGCGTTGGCGGCCGCCCTGGACAGCGCACTGGACACGATCGCCGAGATCCAGCACCTGTCCCGCACCGCACCGGGAGCGGAGACACCGCCGTGGCCGATGATCGTCCTGCGTACGCCCAAGGGATGGACCGGCCCCTCCTTCGTGGACGGTCTCCCGGTGGAGGGCACCTGGCGGTCACACCAGGTACCGCTGGCCCAGGTCCGCACCAACCCCGACCACCTGCGCCAACTCGAGACGTGGATGCGCGGCTACCGGCCCGAGGAACTCTTCGACGACGACGGACGACCCCGGGCGGAGATCAACATGCTCGCCCCGCCGCCCGGACGCGGCATCAGCGCCAGCCCGCACGCCAACGGCGGGCTGCTGCTGCGCGACCTGGTCCTGCCCGACTTCCGTGACTACGCGGTGCCCGTCCCCGAACCCGGGACGGCGACCGCCGAGGCGACCCGGGTCCTCGGTGCCTTCCTCCGTGATGCGATGGCGGACAACCGTGACCGGTTCCGCCTCATGGGCCCCGACGAGACCGCGTCCAACCGTCTGGACACCGTCTACGAGGCGACCGCCAAGGCGTGGGACGCCGCCACCCTGCCCACCGACGAACACCTCGCCCCCGACGGGCACGTGATGGAGGTCCTGAGCGAGCACCTGTGCCAGGGATGGCTCGAGGGCTACCTCCTCACCGGGCGGCACGGCCTCTTCACCTGCTACGAGGCGTTCATCCACATCGTCGACGCGATGTTCAACCAGCACGCCAAGTGGCTGAAGGTGACCCGGGACATCCCCTGGCGGCGCCCCATCGCCTCGTTGAACTACCTGCTCACCTCGCACGTGTGGCGCCAGGACCACAACGGGTTCACCCACCAGGACCCCGGGTTCATCGACCACGTCGTCAACAAGAAGGCCGAGATCATCCGGGTCTACCTCCCGCCCGACGCCAACACCCTGCTGTCCGTCGCCGACCACTGCCTACGGTCCCGCGACTACGTCAACGTCATCGTCGCGGGGAAGCAGCCCCAGCTCACCTACCTCCCCATGGAGGACGCCGTCGCCCACGCCACCCGCGGCATCGGGATCTGGGGGTGGGCCAGCACCGACCAGGGGGCCCAACCCGACGTCGTGCTGGCGTGCGCCGGTGACGTCCCCACCCTGGAGGCGCTCGCGGCGGCCGACCTCGTCCGTCGCCATCTGCCCGACCTGCGCGTCCGGTTCGTCAACGTCGTCGACCTCATGCGGCTCCAGACCGCGACCGAGCACCCACACGGGATGGGCGACCACGAGTACGACGCCATCTTCCCGCCCGGTGTGCCGGTCATCTTCGCCTTCCACGGCTACCCGTGGCTCATCCACCGGCTGACCTACCGACGTGCCAGCCACGACGACCTCCACGTACGGGGCTACAAGGAGGAGGGAACGACCACCACACCCTTCGACATGGTGATGCTCAACGACCTCGACCGGTTCCACCTCGTCATGGACGTGATCGACCGGGTGCCCGGCCTCGCCGAACGGGCCGCCCACCTCCGCCAGCACATGAGCGAGGAACGCCTGCGCTGCCGGGCGTTCACCCGGGAGTACGGGGAGGACGCGCCCGACATCCGCGACTGGGCCTGGCCTCACTGA
- the nrdR gene encoding transcriptional regulator NrdR has protein sequence MRCPFCRHPDTRVIDSRSAEEGTAIRRRRACPDCDRRFTTQETVLLMVSKRSGVTEPFSRDKIIAGVRRACQGRSVAEDSLALLGQRVEDEIRGRGVAEVPAHDIGLAILSPLRELDEVAYLRFASVYRGFESIEDFEREIEGLRAERASQ, from the coding sequence GTGCGCTGTCCATTCTGCCGTCACCCGGACACCCGGGTGATCGACAGCCGGTCGGCCGAGGAGGGGACGGCGATTCGGCGACGCAGAGCCTGTCCCGACTGTGACCGGCGTTTCACGACCCAGGAGACCGTGTTGCTCATGGTGTCCAAGCGGTCAGGCGTTACCGAACCGTTCTCGCGCGACAAGATCATCGCTGGGGTGCGGCGCGCATGCCAGGGGCGGTCTGTGGCCGAAGACTCCCTCGCTCTCCTGGGGCAACGGGTGGAGGACGAGATCCGCGGGCGAGGCGTCGCGGAGGTTCCCGCGCATGACATCGGTCTGGCGATCCTGTCGCCGCTGCGGGAACTGGACGAGGTGGCCTATCTCCGCTTCGCGTCGGTGTACCGAGGATTCGAGTCCATCGAGGACTTCGAGCGGGAGATCGAGGGACTGCGCGCGGAGCGGGCGTCCCAGTAG
- a CDS encoding CBS domain-containing protein, whose translation MRIAEILRRKGDEVATARPHQSVADLVIDLRRYNIGAMVVRDEAETILGIVSERDVVRRLAEQGNDLLERPISAIMTRVVVTCDPDDTVDDLTLVMTERRIRHVPVVREGELVGIVSIGDVVKSRISQLEDDRRHLEAYIFR comes from the coding sequence ATGCGTATCGCGGAGATCCTTCGGCGCAAGGGAGACGAGGTCGCCACGGCGCGTCCGCACCAGTCGGTGGCGGACCTGGTGATAGACCTACGGCGCTACAACATCGGCGCGATGGTGGTCCGGGACGAGGCGGAGACGATCCTGGGCATAGTCTCCGAACGCGACGTGGTCCGCCGGCTCGCCGAACAGGGGAACGACCTGCTGGAACGGCCGATCTCGGCCATTATGACCAGGGTTGTCGTCACGTGTGACCCTGACGATACGGTGGACGACCTGACGCTGGTGATGACGGAACGCCGGATCCGACACGTCCCCGTCGTGCGTGAAGGGGAACTGGTCGGCATCGTCAGCATCGGAGACGTGGTCAAGAGCCGGATCAGTCAACTCGAGGACGACCGCCGGCACCTCGAGGCCTACATATTCCGCTGA
- a CDS encoding methyltransferase family protein: MFLHVHPLLMVAGFPALVWLVTDIQNPSAWRTAAALAVVVVGGTLLLRAHWLLYRPEPWVGRDSPFGEPNRLVTHGPYRHIRHPYLVGIYLVILGWVVAFPGWLLATYLIVVVVLSSVVANTFERRGLERTFGAEYEAYRRATSQFVPRLF; encoded by the coding sequence GTGTTTCTCCACGTCCACCCGCTGTTGATGGTGGCGGGATTTCCCGCGCTGGTCTGGCTGGTCACTGACATACAGAACCCGTCGGCCTGGCGTACGGCAGCGGCGCTCGCGGTGGTCGTCGTCGGCGGGACGTTGCTGCTGCGTGCGCATTGGCTCCTGTATCGTCCGGAACCATGGGTGGGCCGGGACTCCCCCTTCGGAGAGCCCAACCGACTCGTGACACACGGCCCGTACCGACACATCCGGCATCCGTACCTTGTCGGTATTTACCTCGTGATCCTCGGTTGGGTCGTCGCCTTCCCCGGGTGGTTGCTGGCGACCTATCTCATCGTCGTGGTGGTTCTGAGTTCCGTGGTCGCGAACACCTTCGAACGGCGGGGGCTGGAGAGGACGTTCGGAGCGGAGTACGAGGCGTACCGACGTGCCACCAGCCAGTTCGTGCCGCGACTGTTCTGA
- the lexA gene encoding transcriptional repressor LexA — MRPTTASAPDANGDTTSPGDAEAPPKLTARQQNVLNFMLRYVRQRGFPPSIREIGDAVGLSSPSSVAHQLNVLQRKGYLHRDQNRPRAMEIQIPGQPPVRSDASSAPDDPGPVTDVPVVGRIAAGGPILAEEHIEDVLTLPKQLVGEGRLFMLRVVGDSMRDAAITEGDLVVVRQQPEASNGDIVAALLDDEATVKVFKHDGDHAWLLPRNDAYEPINGDAATILGKVVTVMRKV, encoded by the coding sequence CTGCGCCCGACCACGGCGAGCGCGCCGGACGCCAACGGCGACACCACGTCCCCGGGAGACGCCGAGGCGCCGCCGAAACTGACGGCGCGACAACAGAACGTCCTGAACTTCATGTTGCGCTACGTCCGTCAGCGCGGTTTCCCGCCGTCCATTCGCGAGATCGGCGACGCGGTCGGCCTCTCCAGCCCCTCCAGCGTCGCCCACCAGCTCAACGTGCTCCAGCGCAAGGGCTACCTGCATCGCGACCAGAACCGTCCGCGGGCCATGGAGATCCAGATTCCCGGCCAGCCGCCGGTCCGCTCCGACGCGTCCTCCGCGCCCGACGACCCCGGCCCCGTGACCGACGTCCCCGTCGTGGGACGCATCGCCGCCGGTGGTCCGATCCTGGCGGAGGAACACATCGAGGACGTGCTCACGCTACCCAAGCAACTGGTGGGTGAGGGGCGCCTGTTCATGCTGCGCGTCGTCGGCGACTCGATGCGCGACGCGGCGATCACCGAGGGCGACCTCGTGGTGGTGCGCCAACAGCCGGAGGCCAGCAACGGCGACATCGTCGCCGCGCTGCTGGATGACGAGGCCACCGTCAAGGTGTTCAAGCACGACGGCGACCACGCGTGGCTGCTGCCCCGCAACGACGCCTACGAGCCGATCAACGGCGACGCCGCGACCATCCTCGGCAAGGTCGTCACCGTGATGCGCAAGGTCTAG